In the genome of Terribacillus sp. FSL K6-0262, one region contains:
- a CDS encoding alpha-mannosidase codes for MFNLKERQLERRIEELEKYRYRDRLDLQHFLALEDEEKRVAPEVPALEVFEEKLHIGDHWKGRDRYVWLAKEIHLPKEWAGKQVVGLFDFGKTGGGGNSGFESQCYVNKVMYQAVDSNHQELFFEDDWHGKPIYLAFRLWSGLEGGGKRIDQEHQLKQAELAVFDERTDDFYYTSFAILETIRILDENAAERVQLLSLLDHTIRLIDWSSPGSDAFYQSVYEANDHLQDRLDAMDSSSPVTIRCIGHTHIDVAWLWRLKHTREKAGRSFSTALRLMERYPDYKFLQTQPQLYSYVKQDFPELYAQIKERIAEGQWEVDGAMWLEADCNLPSGESLVRQILQGAKFIQEEFGKDVHYLWLPDVFGYSWALPQILTKAGINTFLTSKISWNQFNRMPNDTFTWRGLDGSEVLTQFITTPDPSPRENTWFATYNGQILPDTVTGTWDNYKNKALTKELLLSYGYGDGGGGVNRTMLEMRRRLDRIPGLPNVKTGDVKSYFESLHHQTRHTSEFMPVWDGELYLEYHRGTYTSQAYNKKMNRKMELELRETEFIQVWKAIQANDFLNYPSDTLEEVWRTVLRNQFHDIIPGSSIREVYEDSKKEYEEARAKLQILQKEAADSLAADKKQAWSIVNSSSWNLDGIVKIKTEDEGVWEDEDGEVLLAQKGKDGWLVDVPDVPGTGCKQIYLNTEKADTEPGEGWFEWKGRELVTPFYEVKFNEVGQIESLYDKKAKRQVVAQAETVNVFQVFEDKPLDYDAWDIDLFYQEKKREITNLLDLTLKEAGPLQLVIEANWHYGSSTIHQDIIFYRKRKVIDFKTEVDWHERQQLLKVAFPVRIRATEATYDIQYGNVKRPTHWNTSWDAARFESVAHQWVDFSERNYGVSLLNDCKYGHDIKDHTIRLSLIKSAIAPDIEQDQGRHFFTYSLYPHEKGWVEANTVQEAWKLNQPFRVCCGGKEKNTDKLFVIDNPHVQLDAMKKAEDNDDIVIRLHEYTGGTQEVTIQPVFAYTSWQECDLRERVIDKSPQEGTIELSFTPYEIKTIRLSQS; via the coding sequence ATGTTCAATTTGAAAGAACGACAGCTCGAAAGAAGAATAGAGGAACTAGAGAAATATCGTTATCGGGATCGACTTGATCTGCAGCATTTTCTCGCGCTGGAGGATGAAGAGAAAAGGGTTGCACCGGAAGTTCCGGCACTGGAAGTCTTCGAGGAGAAGCTTCATATAGGTGACCATTGGAAGGGCCGGGATCGTTATGTTTGGCTGGCAAAAGAAATCCATCTTCCCAAAGAATGGGCGGGTAAGCAGGTTGTTGGATTATTTGATTTCGGCAAGACAGGCGGCGGAGGGAATTCGGGTTTTGAATCGCAATGCTATGTGAACAAAGTGATGTATCAAGCGGTGGATTCCAATCACCAGGAATTATTTTTCGAGGATGACTGGCATGGTAAGCCTATCTATCTGGCATTTCGTTTGTGGTCTGGCTTGGAAGGAGGCGGTAAAAGGATAGATCAAGAGCATCAGTTGAAGCAGGCTGAACTAGCGGTTTTCGATGAACGAACCGATGATTTCTATTATACGTCCTTTGCCATTTTAGAAACGATACGAATACTGGACGAGAATGCTGCGGAGCGGGTACAGCTTCTATCACTGCTGGACCATACCATCCGATTGATAGACTGGAGCTCACCGGGCAGCGATGCGTTCTATCAGTCTGTCTATGAGGCAAATGACCATCTTCAGGACCGGCTGGATGCCATGGACAGTTCTTCCCCGGTGACTATTCGCTGTATCGGCCATACCCATATCGATGTGGCTTGGCTGTGGCGTCTTAAACATACAAGGGAGAAGGCGGGGCGCTCCTTCTCCACGGCTTTGCGTCTGATGGAGAGATACCCAGACTATAAATTCCTGCAAACACAGCCACAGCTCTATAGCTATGTAAAACAAGACTTTCCGGAATTGTATGCCCAGATCAAAGAGAGAATCGCTGAAGGGCAATGGGAAGTGGATGGAGCAATGTGGCTGGAGGCCGATTGCAATTTGCCTTCTGGTGAATCCTTGGTGCGTCAGATCCTGCAAGGAGCAAAGTTCATCCAGGAAGAATTCGGAAAAGATGTGCATTATCTGTGGCTGCCGGATGTGTTCGGTTACTCCTGGGCATTGCCTCAAATCCTTACCAAAGCCGGAATCAATACTTTTCTGACATCAAAAATCAGCTGGAACCAATTCAATAGGATGCCGAATGATACATTCACTTGGCGGGGATTGGATGGAAGTGAAGTACTGACCCAATTCATCACCACACCGGATCCTTCTCCAAGGGAAAATACCTGGTTCGCTACTTATAATGGTCAAATCCTGCCGGATACCGTAACTGGTACGTGGGATAACTATAAAAACAAAGCACTGACGAAGGAGCTCCTCCTTTCCTATGGATACGGAGACGGCGGGGGCGGCGTAAACCGCACGATGCTCGAGATGAGACGGAGACTCGATCGTATACCAGGACTCCCCAATGTCAAAACAGGCGATGTGAAAAGTTACTTTGAATCGCTGCATCATCAAACCCGGCATACATCGGAATTCATGCCGGTTTGGGATGGGGAGCTATACTTGGAGTATCACCGCGGTACGTATACAAGTCAGGCTTACAATAAAAAAATGAATCGCAAAATGGAATTGGAGCTGCGTGAAACGGAATTCATCCAAGTATGGAAAGCAATACAGGCAAATGATTTTCTGAATTATCCATCCGATACCCTGGAAGAGGTGTGGAGGACCGTACTGCGGAATCAATTTCACGATATAATTCCGGGTTCTTCCATTCGGGAAGTATATGAAGACAGCAAGAAGGAATATGAGGAAGCCCGTGCAAAACTGCAAATCTTACAAAAAGAAGCGGCAGACAGCCTGGCTGCAGATAAGAAGCAAGCATGGAGTATCGTCAATTCCTCATCCTGGAATTTGGATGGCATCGTCAAGATAAAGACAGAGGATGAAGGTGTATGGGAGGATGAAGACGGTGAGGTTTTACTGGCCCAAAAGGGCAAGGACGGCTGGCTGGTCGATGTACCGGATGTTCCAGGGACGGGATGTAAACAAATCTATCTGAATACGGAAAAGGCAGACACCGAACCAGGGGAAGGGTGGTTCGAATGGAAGGGTCGGGAGCTTGTGACTCCATTTTATGAAGTGAAATTCAATGAAGTTGGACAAATCGAATCCCTATATGATAAAAAGGCGAAACGGCAGGTAGTAGCACAGGCAGAGACGGTGAATGTGTTCCAGGTTTTTGAGGATAAGCCGCTGGATTATGATGCTTGGGATATTGATTTGTTCTATCAGGAGAAAAAGAGAGAGATTACGAATCTTCTTGATCTCACTCTGAAGGAAGCAGGACCGCTGCAGCTTGTCATCGAAGCAAACTGGCATTATGGCAGTTCGACGATTCATCAGGACATCATTTTTTACCGCAAGCGGAAAGTGATCGATTTTAAGACAGAAGTGGATTGGCATGAACGTCAGCAATTATTGAAAGTAGCCTTTCCGGTTCGTATCCGTGCTACGGAAGCAACATATGATATCCAATATGGCAACGTCAAGCGGCCGACGCATTGGAATACTTCCTGGGATGCAGCCAGATTCGAATCGGTTGCCCATCAATGGGTGGATTTCTCCGAGCGTAATTATGGCGTCAGCCTGCTGAATGATTGCAAGTATGGACACGATATCAAAGATCATACGATTCGATTGTCTTTGATTAAGTCCGCGATTGCACCGGATATCGAGCAAGATCAGGGCCGTCATTTCTTTACGTACTCCCTTTACCCGCATGAAAAAGGATGGGTGGAAGCAAATACGGTACAGGAAGCCTGGAAGCTCAATCAGCCGTTCCGAGTATGCTGCGGAGGTAAAGAGAAAAACACAGATAAGCTATTTGTCATTGATAATCCTCATGTGCAGCTGGATGCAATGAAAAAAGCAGAAGATAATGACGATATCGTCATCCGTCTGCATGAATACACAGGGGGGACACAGGAGGTGACGATCCAGCCTGTCTTTGCGTATACGAGCTGGCAGGAATGTGATCTGCGGGAAAGAGTTATAGATAAAAGCCCGCAGGAAGGAACGATAGAGTTATCCTTCACTCCATATGAGATAAAGACGATTCGTCTATCCCAATCCTGA
- a CDS encoding carbohydrate ABC transporter permease, with protein sequence MKISKKELVIHYLALVFLAICFLLPFLWLVFASFDQQATQAIKLPGKWTLDNFTAILSDPGNIRSFAIGLFISLGQATIVVIVAGLAAYPLSRYRLRYKRSFLLTILFMTSLPITAVMVPVYQLFLFLNIQDSIIFTTIFLAASGLPYAIWMMKNFMDAVPVELEESAWVDGASVLTSMRKVVGPLMLPGIFTIAIFTFTGSWGNFFVPYILLQTQEKLPASVTLYQFFGNYGIIEYGKLAAFSMLYTMPSIILYIFAQKYMSKGFSLGGASKG encoded by the coding sequence ATGAAGATATCGAAAAAAGAATTAGTGATCCACTATCTGGCGCTGGTCTTTTTGGCCATCTGCTTCTTGCTGCCTTTTTTATGGCTTGTTTTCGCCTCTTTTGACCAGCAGGCGACACAAGCCATCAAGCTGCCGGGGAAATGGACATTGGATAACTTTACCGCCATTCTTTCGGATCCGGGTAATATCCGCTCTTTTGCGATTGGCTTGTTCATTTCACTTGGGCAGGCAACGATAGTCGTGATTGTTGCCGGATTGGCTGCCTACCCGCTTTCCCGCTATCGGCTGCGTTATAAGCGCTCCTTCCTTTTGACCATATTATTTATGACGTCTTTGCCGATCACTGCTGTCATGGTGCCTGTCTATCAGCTGTTCCTTTTCTTGAACATCCAGGATTCGATCATTTTCACGACGATTTTCCTTGCCGCCTCAGGGCTGCCCTATGCAATCTGGATGATGAAGAATTTCATGGATGCAGTGCCGGTCGAACTGGAGGAATCCGCATGGGTGGATGGGGCATCTGTTTTGACAAGTATGCGGAAAGTGGTTGGACCATTGATGCTGCCAGGGATTTTCACGATTGCCATCTTTACCTTCACTGGCAGCTGGGGGAACTTCTTCGTTCCGTATATTTTGCTGCAGACTCAGGAAAAACTTCCGGCATCCGTGACGCTGTATCAATTCTTCGGTAATTACGGAATTATCGAGTATGGCAAATTGGCCGCGTTCTCGATGCTGTATACAATGCCATCCATCATTCTTTATATCTTTGCACAAAAATATATGTCCAAGGGCTTCAGCCTCGGCGGAGCCTCCAAGGGATAA
- a CDS encoding sugar ABC transporter permease gives MHRKAILFLSPSWILLLLFFITPMLLTFGFAFTNLSLTGTDAANIQFIGFQNFAHMFQDPEFRISVFRTLVFLLFSAVIGQVVLGLIIALLMKEKRRSFRRFIGVIVIAGWVTPEIVVAFCWVAFLSDAGTFNAILQGIGFEPITWLFTFPMVSVIIANIWHGTAFSMMVFQAALDDVPKSVQEAAVMDGASRWQIFFRVTLPIVKGSIVTNMMLVTLQTLGVFTLIYTMTGGGPGNATQILPIFMYNQAFVNYQFGYGTAISLVLLVIGTIASLLYMRFMKVKL, from the coding sequence ATGCATAGGAAAGCGATACTTTTTTTGTCTCCATCTTGGATCCTTCTATTGTTGTTTTTCATTACGCCGATGTTATTGACTTTCGGCTTTGCTTTTACGAATTTGTCATTGACCGGAACGGATGCAGCCAATATTCAGTTCATCGGATTTCAAAATTTCGCCCATATGTTCCAGGATCCCGAATTTCGGATCAGTGTATTCCGGACGCTTGTCTTCTTGCTTTTCTCAGCTGTAATCGGACAGGTTGTATTGGGATTGATCATCGCATTGCTGATGAAAGAAAAACGACGCAGTTTTAGACGCTTCATCGGTGTCATTGTGATTGCCGGCTGGGTGACGCCTGAAATTGTCGTTGCCTTTTGCTGGGTGGCTTTCCTGAGTGATGCAGGTACATTCAATGCAATCCTGCAGGGAATCGGGTTTGAACCAATCACCTGGTTGTTCACCTTCCCGATGGTTAGTGTCATCATCGCCAATATCTGGCATGGAACGGCTTTTTCGATGATGGTCTTCCAAGCGGCACTGGATGATGTGCCAAAATCAGTACAAGAAGCTGCAGTGATGGATGGCGCTTCACGCTGGCAGATATTTTTCCGTGTGACGCTCCCGATCGTCAAAGGGTCGATTGTGACCAATATGATGCTTGTGACTTTGCAGACATTAGGTGTATTCACGCTGATTTATACGATGACGGGCGGAGGACCCGGCAACGCTACGCAGATACTCCCTATCTTCATGTACAATCAAGCATTCGTTAACTATCAGTTCGGATACGGCACGGCTATATCCCTCGTATTACTCGTCATCGGGACGATTGCCAGTCTGCTGTACATGCGTTTTATGAAAGTGAAACTATGA
- a CDS encoding extracellular solute-binding protein: protein MLMLVLVMMTACSGSSDPESGKKELTVVYRSPGSVDSLKKFFESGVVEEFEKEHPDIDVKIAPITASEGDYFSKVALQMKSEETAPDVVSEDTFMLNSDANAGYLEPLDDRIAGWDEWDNIIENLKSGVTAEDGKVYGVPSTSDSRGLWYSKELFQEAGLPVPWEPKTWEDVLEAAITIKEKTDGVTPLFMQVGKANGEAVSMQTLEMLLYGTGDTLYDESDKKWVVDSPGLLDSFRFIEQVYNKEKIGPDFSVVMSGQSGNVAFQQLFPQKKLAIALDGSWNARNWAENGAAPIENVEEKIGFAPMPTQEGQDPGTITMSGGWAWAIPSKADMKEEAWEFIQFLMEKDNSINRSLTDGNLNTRIDAVEVEEYVNRPYAKEAQAFLENAQFRPANDKYPAVSTQLQTVVEAVATGKLSPEAAVEQYKAGVERVVGKENTKVAE from the coding sequence ATGCTAATGCTTGTTCTTGTCATGATGACAGCATGCTCCGGCAGCAGTGACCCGGAAAGTGGAAAGAAAGAACTCACAGTCGTATATCGATCTCCTGGCTCAGTGGATTCACTTAAGAAGTTTTTTGAGTCGGGAGTCGTCGAGGAATTTGAAAAGGAACATCCTGATATCGACGTGAAGATAGCGCCTATTACGGCAAGCGAGGGGGATTACTTTTCAAAGGTTGCACTTCAGATGAAGTCGGAAGAAACGGCTCCGGACGTAGTGTCAGAGGATACTTTCATGCTGAACTCCGATGCGAATGCCGGATATTTGGAGCCCTTGGATGACCGGATTGCCGGCTGGGACGAGTGGGATAATATCATTGAAAATCTGAAATCAGGTGTTACGGCGGAAGACGGTAAGGTGTATGGCGTGCCATCGACTTCCGACTCACGTGGACTTTGGTACAGCAAGGAGCTATTCCAGGAGGCTGGACTTCCAGTCCCTTGGGAACCGAAAACTTGGGAGGATGTACTGGAAGCGGCCATAACGATCAAAGAAAAGACCGATGGCGTGACGCCCCTGTTCATGCAAGTAGGCAAGGCAAACGGAGAAGCGGTTTCCATGCAGACGCTGGAGATGCTGCTGTATGGCACCGGCGATACACTTTATGACGAATCTGATAAGAAATGGGTCGTGGATAGTCCGGGATTGCTGGATTCATTCCGCTTCATTGAACAGGTATACAACAAAGAAAAGATTGGGCCAGATTTCTCTGTCGTCATGAGCGGTCAATCCGGAAATGTGGCGTTTCAGCAGCTATTCCCGCAAAAGAAACTGGCAATAGCACTGGACGGCAGCTGGAATGCCCGGAACTGGGCAGAGAACGGAGCTGCGCCAATTGAAAATGTAGAAGAGAAGATTGGCTTCGCTCCGATGCCCACTCAAGAAGGGCAAGATCCTGGAACGATCACGATGAGCGGAGGCTGGGCTTGGGCAATTCCATCCAAAGCAGATATGAAGGAGGAAGCATGGGAATTCATTCAATTCCTGATGGAGAAAGATAACAGCATCAATCGATCGTTGACGGATGGTAACTTGAATACCCGTATAGATGCAGTTGAAGTGGAAGAATATGTGAATCGACCATACGCCAAGGAAGCGCAAGCCTTTCTTGAAAATGCGCAGTTCAGACCAGCCAATGATAAATATCCGGCAGTTTCCACGCAGCTGCAGACAGTAGTGGAAGCAGTTGCCACTGGCAAATTATCTCCTGAAGCTGCAGTGGAACAATATAAAGCCGGCGTGGAACGAGTGGTAGGCAAGGAAAATACGAAGGTAGCTGAATAG
- a CDS encoding type 1 glutamine amidotransferase, whose translation MIIDVLQHVPFEDLAAIYDWGERRGHRFRIHPLYEAAVFPDAKDITMLIVLGGPMSANDPEDWILAERELISQLIERQKPVFGICLGAQQIAKALGGTVFQGEHKEAGWHPIQTVTKQFSFIPDEMMVFHWHGEQFTLPDGAVRLFTNEVCENQGFLYRDNVIGLQFHFETTKDSMEKLITHDKDYLDDGAFVQSEGEMKAAEIPAGNAAVLYQLLDYLLDAEE comes from the coding sequence ATGATTATCGATGTTTTGCAGCATGTGCCGTTTGAGGACCTTGCTGCCATATATGATTGGGGAGAAAGACGCGGGCATCGCTTCCGCATCCATCCTCTCTATGAAGCAGCTGTATTTCCTGACGCAAAGGATATTACCATGCTCATCGTCCTTGGGGGACCGATGAGTGCCAATGATCCCGAAGACTGGATATTGGCAGAGCGTGAATTAATTTCACAGCTTATCGAGCGCCAAAAGCCTGTATTCGGTATCTGTCTTGGTGCACAGCAAATTGCGAAAGCGCTTGGGGGCACTGTTTTCCAGGGTGAGCATAAGGAAGCAGGCTGGCACCCGATTCAAACAGTAACAAAGCAATTTTCTTTTATTCCGGATGAAATGATGGTTTTCCATTGGCACGGTGAGCAATTCACCTTACCGGATGGTGCCGTAAGACTTTTCACAAATGAAGTCTGTGAGAATCAAGGCTTCCTATACCGAGATAATGTCATTGGATTGCAATTTCATTTTGAAACGACAAAAGACAGTATGGAAAAATTGATCACTCATGATAAGGATTATCTTGATGATGGGGCGTTTGTCCAAAGCGAGGGGGAAATGAAAGCAGCGGAAATTCCGGCAGGGAATGCAGCAGTACTGTACCAGCTGCTTGATTATCTGCTGGATGCTGAGGAATAG
- a CDS encoding GNAT family N-acetyltransferase, translating to MDIMKATLQDVKQAADLFNRYRRFYQQDHDLDGAEAYIAERLKRGDSVIFLAKEGDDCIGFMQLYPTFSSIGMKKAWILNDLYVAEGARKQGVGEKLLDTAEAFARETGAGSIALSTAPDNDKAQRLYERKGYERDEQFYHYALSLQRG from the coding sequence ATGGATATCATGAAAGCGACATTGCAAGACGTAAAGCAAGCTGCAGATTTATTCAATCGATATCGTCGGTTCTATCAACAAGACCATGATTTAGATGGGGCGGAGGCGTACATAGCAGAAAGGCTGAAGCGAGGGGATTCTGTCATTTTCCTCGCAAAAGAAGGGGATGATTGCATTGGCTTCATGCAGCTTTATCCCACTTTCTCATCGATAGGTATGAAAAAAGCCTGGATTTTGAATGATTTGTATGTGGCTGAAGGTGCCAGGAAACAAGGTGTCGGAGAAAAATTGCTTGATACTGCCGAGGCGTTTGCAAGGGAAACCGGGGCAGGCAGCATTGCGCTCAGTACGGCTCCTGATAATGACAAAGCACAGCGCTTGTATGAAAGGAAAGGTTACGAGCGTGACGAACAGTTCTATCATTATGCACTCAGCCTGCAGAGAGGGTGA
- a CDS encoding YdeI family protein, whose product MKNDMHPKVDEFLSKADQWKEEYIALRNIVRDCELTEEFKWKHPCYTFEGKNIVLIHGFKEYCALLFHKGALLKDTHGILIQQTENVQAARQIRFTNVQEITDKEAILKDYIHQAVEVEKAGLEVAFKKETDYIIPEELHDKFQEIPALKAAFEALTPGRQRAYILYFSQAKQAKARQSRVEKYVKHILDGKGLNNK is encoded by the coding sequence ATGAAAAATGACATGCATCCCAAGGTTGACGAGTTCTTAAGCAAGGCTGATCAGTGGAAGGAAGAATATATCGCTCTGAGAAATATTGTACGAGACTGTGAGCTGACAGAAGAGTTCAAGTGGAAGCATCCGTGTTACACTTTCGAAGGGAAAAATATTGTATTGATCCATGGATTCAAAGAGTATTGTGCGCTTTTGTTTCACAAGGGCGCCTTGTTGAAAGATACACATGGGATCCTGATTCAGCAAACGGAGAATGTACAGGCGGCACGCCAAATCCGTTTCACCAATGTTCAGGAAATCACGGACAAGGAAGCTATCCTCAAAGACTATATCCATCAGGCCGTCGAAGTTGAAAAAGCGGGTTTGGAAGTAGCATTCAAGAAGGAAACAGATTACATAATTCCTGAAGAGCTACACGATAAATTCCAGGAAATCCCTGCATTGAAGGCTGCTTTTGAAGCGTTGACCCCAGGACGGCAAAGGGCGTACATCCTATATTTTTCCCAGGCTAAACAAGCCAAAGCCCGACAGTCAAGGGTGGAAAAGTATGTAAAGCACATTCTTGATGGCAAGGGATTGAATAATAAATAG
- a CDS encoding AAA family ATPase, producing MSLIEESSSLPHHFPFSLPVIQNSGHISFHPNVTYIIGENGMGKSTLLEALAVALGFNPEGGSKNFSFSSYESHSDLHELVRVVRGGNRPQDGYFFRAETFYNVATHIEELDQGGFGRKIIDSYGGTSLHEQSHGEAFFAAFMERFAGNGLYILDEPEAALSPIRQLSMLARIDELVERGSQFIISTHAPLLMAYPDAKILQLDAGGMEEVQLEETQHYSVMKQFFEDRDRLLHHLFQK from the coding sequence ATGAGCCTTATCGAAGAATCTTCATCACTCCCTCATCATTTCCCATTTTCGCTGCCGGTCATTCAAAATTCAGGGCATATTTCCTTTCACCCGAATGTTACGTATATCATCGGGGAAAATGGGATGGGTAAGTCGACTTTATTAGAAGCGCTTGCGGTGGCGCTCGGTTTCAATCCTGAAGGAGGATCGAAGAACTTCTCCTTTTCCAGCTACGAGTCGCATTCCGATTTGCATGAACTGGTACGAGTTGTCCGCGGCGGGAACCGTCCGCAAGATGGCTATTTCTTCCGGGCTGAGACTTTCTATAATGTAGCGACGCATATCGAAGAACTGGATCAAGGAGGATTTGGACGGAAGATCATTGATTCCTATGGCGGGACTTCTTTGCACGAACAATCCCATGGAGAGGCCTTTTTTGCAGCTTTCATGGAGCGTTTCGCCGGAAATGGATTATATATTCTCGATGAGCCGGAGGCAGCTTTATCCCCGATTCGTCAGCTGTCGATGCTCGCTCGGATTGATGAGCTGGTGGAAAGAGGCTCACAATTCATCATCTCGACACATGCCCCGCTGCTGATGGCTTATCCGGATGCAAAGATTCTCCAGCTGGATGCTGGAGGGATGGAAGAAGTCCAGCTTGAAGAGACACAGCATTATAGTGTCATGAAACAGTTTTTCGAAGACAGGGACAGACTGCTGCATCATTTATTCCAGAAGTGA
- a CDS encoding class I SAM-dependent methyltransferase has product MDFKAPQNKYSYTSREAAPVWMDLVRNILEIQQINQALDIGCGGGIYTKALAAMGIPSVTGVDSSEIMLEAAAENCHGRQGIQFHKGDAQETGLEAANCDLILERALIHHLQELKPCFSEAYRLLRPGGILVIQDRTPEDCLLPGSPEHIRGYFFSCFPRLAETEINRRHTSPQIMLNLEDCGFQDLEKHTLWEVRHVHESKDKLLADIRARAGRSILHALEDDELEKLILYMDDCITQERYIVEMDRWTIWKAVK; this is encoded by the coding sequence ATGGATTTCAAAGCACCACAAAATAAATATTCTTACACGTCCAGGGAAGCAGCTCCGGTATGGATGGATCTTGTGAGGAATATATTGGAGATTCAGCAAATCAACCAAGCACTCGATATCGGCTGCGGCGGCGGGATTTATACGAAAGCCCTTGCTGCAATGGGTATACCGTCTGTGACTGGAGTAGATTCATCAGAAATCATGCTCGAGGCCGCTGCCGAGAATTGCCACGGTCGGCAAGGGATTCAATTCCACAAGGGCGATGCGCAAGAAACTGGGTTGGAAGCAGCGAATTGCGATCTCATCCTGGAGCGCGCCTTGATTCATCACTTACAGGAGCTCAAGCCTTGTTTCTCCGAAGCGTATCGCTTACTCCGTCCCGGCGGCATCTTGGTCATCCAGGATCGAACACCCGAAGACTGCCTGCTGCCTGGCAGTCCAGAGCACATCAGAGGATACTTCTTCTCCTGTTTTCCAAGACTTGCAGAAACGGAGATCAACAGAAGACATACCTCTCCTCAAATCATGCTAAATCTAGAAGATTGCGGCTTTCAGGACTTAGAGAAGCATACATTATGGGAAGTTCGTCACGTACATGAATCGAAAGATAAACTACTGGCAGACATTCGCGCCAGAGCGGGGAGAAGCATCCTTCATGCTTTAGAGGATGACGAACTGGAAAAGCTGATTCTGTATATGGATGATTGTATCACACAGGAAAGGTATATTGTGGAAATGGATCGGTGGACGATTTGGAAGGCTGTTAAATGA
- a CDS encoding TetR/AcrR family transcriptional regulator, translated as MSRSTKKDMLLQVAERLFYEHGFRGVGLKQIIREANVATMTLYNHFPSKNKLVEEVLKRREERYWSYLDSYIERGSSSPFILAVEAHCRWLKEHSYKGDMFLRAIEDYTGIDKEIENIAREHKTKLLQYFQQLAQENWDNNPQDLANQLTLLLEGTTSMTTLIGADKAAEYSIAMAKILFQHTS; from the coding sequence ATGAGTCGATCTACAAAAAAAGATATGTTACTACAAGTGGCAGAACGATTGTTTTATGAACATGGATTTCGCGGTGTAGGCCTTAAGCAAATCATCAGGGAGGCAAATGTCGCTACAATGACGCTGTATAACCATTTTCCTTCCAAAAATAAATTGGTGGAAGAAGTACTCAAGAGAAGGGAAGAACGCTATTGGTCTTATCTGGATTCTTATATAGAAAGAGGTTCGAGTTCTCCTTTTATTCTTGCTGTGGAAGCGCACTGCCGCTGGCTGAAGGAACATTCCTATAAAGGGGATATGTTTTTGAGAGCGATAGAAGATTATACAGGTATAGACAAAGAAATCGAAAACATCGCCAGGGAGCATAAAACAAAGTTGCTGCAATATTTTCAGCAGCTGGCACAGGAAAATTGGGATAATAACCCACAGGACCTGGCCAACCAGCTGACGCTGCTTCTTGAAGGGACAACTTCTATGACTACCTTGATTGGTGCAGATAAAGCAGCAGAGTATTCCATTGCGATGGCAAAGATACTATTTCAGCATACATCGTGA